From one Streptomyces sp. N50 genomic stretch:
- a CDS encoding alpha/beta hydrolase family protein, whose translation MATFVLVHGGSHGGWCYQRVARILRAGGHDVHAPTLTGLGERAHLLTPGVDLDTHITDVVQLLVYEGLFDAILVGHSYGGMVITGVADRALDRVGHLVYLDAATPANGQSLAELAPELMAASRAMGRVVDGVELVNFPGEGPMPHYGLTDPDDIAWLAPKITPHPWKCFDQPLRLHDEAGVRALPQSQIVCTSTLPYRDPADLQPARAAGRLWDIDTGHDLMVSEPQAVAGFLELVAAA comes from the coding sequence ATGGCCACGTTCGTTCTCGTGCACGGCGGCAGTCACGGCGGTTGGTGCTATCAGCGCGTCGCGCGGATCCTGCGGGCGGGCGGGCACGACGTCCACGCCCCGACACTCACCGGGCTCGGTGAGCGCGCCCATCTGCTCACGCCCGGGGTCGATCTCGACACCCACATCACCGATGTCGTTCAACTCCTCGTGTATGAGGGGCTGTTCGACGCCATTCTGGTCGGGCACAGCTACGGCGGCATGGTCATCACCGGTGTCGCCGACCGCGCCCTCGACCGCGTCGGCCACCTCGTGTACCTGGACGCGGCCACCCCGGCGAACGGACAGTCCCTCGCCGAACTGGCACCGGAGTTGATGGCCGCGTCACGGGCCATGGGGCGGGTCGTCGACGGGGTGGAGCTCGTCAACTTCCCCGGTGAAGGACCCATGCCCCACTACGGGTTGACCGATCCGGACGACATCGCCTGGCTGGCGCCGAAGATCACCCCGCATCCGTGGAAGTGCTTCGACCAGCCGCTGCGGCTCCACGACGAGGCGGGCGTGCGGGCGCTTCCGCAGTCCCAGATCGTATGCACCTCGACGCTGCCGTACCGCGATCCGGCGGACCTCCAACCGGCGCGCGCGGCTGGGCGGTTGTGGGACATCGACACCGGCCACGATCTGATGGTGAGCGAGCCGCAGGCCGTGGCCGGGTTCCTGGAGCTGGTGGCGGCGGCATGA
- a CDS encoding TetR/AcrR family transcriptional regulator, whose translation MPAQPPERHGLPDRRVLRSRAALESALRDLITERELRQISVADLTKRAGVNRSTFYEHYVDVHDLAVAACTSTYDELVAVAPIPHSQLTPDGAPLPNPLPALFTHVAANAPLYRALLCDEGSARMINHLLHRITLAARVSRGLDADEGSAADDFPHDPVSAFLAGAVLGTVMDWLRRDCPGTPEEIGAAIWPYAVACAEVLPGVGRPGGRAR comes from the coding sequence ATGCCAGCGCAACCCCCTGAACGCCACGGCCTCCCCGACCGCCGGGTCCTCCGCTCCCGCGCCGCCCTGGAATCCGCCCTCCGCGACCTGATCACCGAGCGCGAACTGCGCCAGATATCCGTCGCCGACCTCACCAAACGCGCCGGCGTCAACCGCTCGACGTTCTACGAGCACTACGTCGACGTCCACGACCTCGCGGTGGCGGCCTGCACGTCGACGTACGACGAGTTGGTGGCCGTGGCCCCGATCCCACACAGCCAACTGACCCCGGACGGCGCCCCGTTGCCGAACCCTCTGCCGGCCCTGTTCACCCATGTCGCCGCCAACGCCCCCCTGTACCGGGCGCTCCTCTGCGACGAGGGCAGCGCCCGCATGATCAACCACCTCCTCCACCGGATCACACTGGCGGCCCGCGTCAGCCGGGGCCTGGACGCCGATGAGGGATCCGCCGCGGACGACTTCCCGCACGACCCGGTCTCCGCCTTCCTGGCGGGGGCGGTACTGGGCACGGTCATGGATTGGCTACGACGGGACTGCCCGGGGACGCCGGAGGAGATCGGGGCGGCGATCTGGCCGTATGCGGTGGCTTGTGCGGAGGTGTTGCCGGGGGTGGGGCGACCCGGGGGACGGGCGCGGTGA
- a CDS encoding helix-turn-helix domain-containing protein: protein MTEGVQERRGEPGPRYEVFHTDCLARDMVDHVTSRWGVWVLIALRGTSLRFYELRESIQGISEKMLAQTLRTLVQDGLLWREVEPTTPPQVTYGLTEFGREVGEPLSELFDRITRRLSADGAGQRPRPGSPT, encoded by the coding sequence ATGACGGAAGGCGTGCAGGAGAGAAGGGGCGAGCCGGGTCCGCGGTATGAGGTGTTTCACACCGACTGCCTCGCCCGCGACATGGTCGACCACGTGACCAGCAGATGGGGCGTCTGGGTCCTGATCGCCCTGCGCGGCACCAGCCTCCGCTTCTACGAACTCCGCGAGAGCATCCAGGGCATCAGCGAGAAGATGCTCGCCCAGACCCTCCGCACCCTGGTCCAGGACGGCCTCCTCTGGCGCGAGGTCGAACCGACGACACCACCCCAAGTCACGTACGGACTCACCGAGTTCGGCCGGGAGGTCGGCGAACCGCTGTCGGAACTGTTCGACCGGATCACGCGGCGGTTGTCGGCGGACGGCGCGGGACAGCGACCCCGGCCCGGCTCCCCCACCTAG
- a CDS encoding SDR family oxidoreductase, giving the protein MIVVTGATGNIGRPLTRALAEAGQQVTAVSRHAPTATRTGKAPLPDGVRHVAADLARPAGLKPALAGAKALFLLLSGDLHATGANPADIIGVADAAGVRRVVLLSTQGVSTRPFGATRVAMRVLEDVLRESGLEWAILRPGGFASNALWWAESIRTRGVVAAPFGDIGLPILDPADIAEVAAACLLDDQHTGEVYELTGPEVITPRGQAEAIAAALDSPVRFHDLTREEAKAAMSQSMPAELAEDTLTILGSPSPAELRISPDVERVLGRAPRPFADWAARHVDAFR; this is encoded by the coding sequence ATGATCGTGGTGACCGGGGCTACCGGGAACATCGGCCGGCCGTTGACGCGGGCGCTGGCGGAGGCGGGGCAGCAGGTGACGGCGGTGTCGCGGCACGCGCCGACGGCGACGCGGACAGGTAAGGCGCCGTTGCCGGACGGCGTCCGCCATGTGGCCGCCGATCTCGCCCGACCGGCAGGCCTCAAGCCCGCGTTGGCCGGAGCGAAGGCGCTGTTCCTGCTGCTCTCCGGCGACCTGCACGCCACCGGAGCCAACCCGGCCGACATCATCGGCGTGGCCGACGCGGCCGGGGTCCGCCGGGTCGTCCTGCTCTCCACCCAGGGCGTCTCGACCAGGCCGTTCGGCGCGACGCGGGTCGCGATGCGCGTGCTGGAGGACGTACTGCGGGAGTCCGGCCTGGAGTGGGCCATCCTGCGGCCGGGCGGCTTCGCCTCCAACGCGCTGTGGTGGGCCGAGTCCATCCGCACGCGAGGGGTCGTAGCCGCGCCCTTCGGTGACATCGGGCTGCCGATCCTCGACCCCGCGGACATCGCCGAGGTCGCGGCGGCCTGTCTGCTGGACGACCAACACACCGGAGAGGTCTACGAGTTGACCGGCCCGGAGGTGATCACCCCGCGCGGGCAGGCGGAGGCCATCGCCGCCGCGCTGGACTCGCCGGTACGGTTCCACGACCTCACCCGCGAGGAGGCCAAGGCCGCCATGTCCCAGAGCATGCCGGCGGAACTCGCCGAGGACACCCTGACCATCCTCGGTTCCCCCAGCCCGGCCGAACTGCGCATCAGCCCCGACGTCGAACGGGTCCTCGGCCGCGCCCCGCGCCCGTTCGCGGACTGGGCCGCGCGCCATGTGGACGCGTTCCGCTGA
- a CDS encoding lactonase family protein, translated as MAGAGVVAVLTGSYTPDTGGEGVGVTALRLTPGDGAPSVVDAVAASGASYLAAHPTLPVVYTTHESTPGAVSAFGLREGAAPLPLGAPLTSGGANPCHLTVHPGGEYLLTANYGTDTLPGTVAVHRLDADGRLVDLTDVVEHKGSGPVTGRQEGTHAHQVVVDPAGRYILATDLGADTVFTYELDTDAGKLKLVSASQIRPGSGPRHLAFAPSGDLVISADELSSTVTCHRYDAETGTLHELSRVPATAVADIPNQPGGIVTSDCGRYVWVTNRGADTVAAFRITGAELAPLGEVPSGGSWPRGLTAAPGCLLVANQHSGTVAVLGVSGDGSLVEAGAAVVAVASVVCALAV; from the coding sequence ATGGCTGGAGCAGGGGTGGTTGCCGTCCTGACCGGTTCGTACACGCCGGACACGGGTGGTGAGGGCGTCGGCGTGACGGCGCTGCGTCTCACGCCGGGGGACGGCGCTCCGAGTGTGGTGGACGCGGTGGCGGCGAGCGGTGCGTCGTACCTGGCGGCGCACCCGACCCTGCCCGTCGTCTATACGACGCACGAGTCGACGCCGGGGGCGGTGAGCGCGTTCGGCCTCCGGGAGGGCGCGGCACCGCTACCGCTGGGAGCACCCCTGACCAGCGGCGGCGCGAACCCGTGCCACCTGACCGTGCACCCGGGCGGCGAGTACCTCCTCACCGCCAACTACGGCACGGACACGCTCCCCGGCACGGTGGCGGTCCACCGTCTGGACGCCGACGGCAGGCTCGTGGACCTGACGGACGTGGTCGAGCACAAGGGTTCGGGCCCGGTGACCGGCCGCCAGGAGGGCACCCACGCCCACCAGGTCGTCGTGGACCCGGCCGGCCGCTACATCCTGGCCACCGACCTCGGCGCGGACACGGTGTTCACGTACGAACTGGACACCGACGCGGGCAAGTTGAAGCTGGTGTCCGCGTCCCAAATCCGCCCGGGTTCCGGCCCCCGCCACCTCGCCTTCGCCCCGAGCGGCGACCTGGTCATCAGCGCCGACGAACTCTCCTCGACGGTGACCTGTCACCGCTACGACGCCGAGACGGGCACCCTGCACGAGCTGTCGCGGGTGCCGGCGACAGCCGTAGCGGATATCCCCAACCAGCCGGGTGGCATTGTGACTTCGGACTGCGGGCGATACGTCTGGGTCACCAACCGGGGCGCGGACACGGTGGCGGCGTTCCGGATCACGGGGGCGGAGCTCGCGCCGCTCGGTGAGGTTCCGAGCGGGGGTAGCTGGCCTCGGGGGCTGACCGCGGCGCCGGGGTGTCTCCTGGTGGCCAACCAACACAGCGGGACTGTCGCGGTGTTGGGGGTTTCGGGGGACGGGTCGTTGGTGGAGGCGGGGGCGGCGGTGGTCGCCGTGGCGTCGGTGGTGTGTGCGCTTGCCGTGTGA
- a CDS encoding sugar kinase — protein MNTRKPVEGDEPYLVTVGETLGVLSAAGPGPLALGTTLRLGIAGAESNVAVGVSRLGGRATWIGRVSDDELGELVLRELRAEGVTALAVRDPAPTSLLLKEKRTSTQHRMRYYRTATAGVRLSPEDIPEEVVAGAAVLHITGITPALGEGPARAVRRAVDVAREAGVLVSLDINFRSLLWNEDEARKAVLPLLRDSDLVFAGPHEARLAVPDRHEPEELAKGICELGPTGAVIKLGAEGAFALVDGRPYRQPALPARVYDSVGAGDAFVAGYLAELLAGAAPEIRLDTAARLGAFAVGTEGDWEGLPRRAELALLDHHDDVLR, from the coding sequence GTGAACACCCGCAAGCCTGTTGAGGGTGACGAGCCCTACCTCGTCACCGTGGGCGAGACCCTGGGCGTCCTGTCCGCCGCCGGACCCGGCCCGCTCGCCCTGGGCACCACCCTGCGCCTCGGCATCGCCGGCGCGGAGTCGAACGTGGCCGTCGGCGTCAGCCGCCTGGGCGGCCGGGCGACGTGGATCGGCCGGGTGAGCGACGACGAGCTGGGTGAACTGGTCCTACGGGAGCTGCGGGCCGAGGGCGTCACGGCGCTGGCGGTCCGCGATCCGGCGCCGACCTCCCTGCTCCTGAAGGAGAAACGGACGAGTACGCAGCACCGGATGCGGTACTACCGGACCGCGACGGCAGGTGTGCGCCTGTCCCCCGAGGACATCCCGGAGGAGGTGGTGGCGGGGGCGGCGGTCCTCCACATCACCGGCATCACACCGGCGTTGGGGGAAGGTCCGGCGCGGGCGGTCCGCCGTGCGGTGGATGTGGCAAGAGAAGCAGGGGTGTTGGTCTCCCTCGACATCAACTTCCGTTCCCTGCTCTGGAACGAGGACGAGGCGAGGAAGGCGGTCCTGCCCCTCCTCCGGGACAGCGACCTGGTGTTCGCGGGCCCGCACGAGGCACGGCTGGCGGTACCGGACCGCCACGAGCCCGAGGAACTCGCCAAGGGGATCTGTGAGTTGGGCCCGACGGGCGCGGTCATCAAGCTGGGCGCGGAGGGAGCCTTCGCGCTCGTCGACGGCCGCCCGTACCGCCAACCCGCGCTGCCTGCACGGGTCTACGACTCGGTGGGTGCCGGAGATGCCTTTGTGGCGGGCTACTTGGCCGAGCTGCTGGCGGGCGCCGCTCCCGAAATCCGGCTGGACACGGCGGCCCGGCTGGGCGCGTTCGCGGTCGGCACGGAGGGCGACTGGGAGGGGCTGCCGCGCCGTGCCGAACTCGCGCTGCTGGATCACCACGACGACGTACTCCGCTGA
- a CDS encoding bifunctional 4-hydroxy-2-oxoglutarate aldolase/2-dehydro-3-deoxy-phosphogluconate aldolase, giving the protein MTEDQNLERPAPTPQLISTHVMAILRSADASGLPAAARALAAGGVTCLEVTLTTGGALDAIARIRDELGAAVSVGAGTVLTAADTRDALAAGAEFLVAPNVEPDVIRAAADLNVPFYPGAWTATEVITAWRAGAAAVKLFPACTGGPTHLAQLRAPLPEIPLMAVGGVDLEAAGQYMAAGALAVGVGSPLLRGADRDPAPEALSALTARARALLKTVRPDTGAEERLL; this is encoded by the coding sequence GTGACGGAGGATCAGAATCTCGAACGGCCCGCTCCCACACCCCAGTTGATCAGCACCCACGTCATGGCCATCCTCAGGTCGGCCGACGCGTCCGGGCTGCCCGCCGCGGCCCGTGCGCTCGCGGCCGGCGGGGTCACCTGCCTGGAGGTCACCCTCACCACCGGGGGCGCGCTGGACGCGATCGCCCGTATCAGGGACGAACTCGGCGCCGCCGTCTCGGTGGGTGCCGGTACGGTCCTCACCGCGGCCGACACCCGGGACGCGCTGGCGGCGGGCGCGGAGTTCCTGGTCGCGCCCAACGTCGAACCGGACGTCATCCGGGCCGCTGCGGATCTCAACGTCCCCTTCTATCCGGGGGCTTGGACGGCGACCGAGGTGATCACCGCGTGGCGGGCGGGCGCGGCCGCCGTGAAACTCTTCCCGGCGTGCACGGGCGGCCCGACCCACCTGGCCCAACTCCGCGCCCCGCTACCGGAGATACCGCTCATGGCGGTCGGCGGCGTGGACCTCGAAGCGGCGGGTCAGTACATGGCCGCGGGGGCGCTCGCCGTGGGCGTCGGCTCCCCGCTGCTGCGCGGCGCCGACCGGGACCCCGCCCCGGAGGCGCTGAGCGCCCTCACGGCACGGGCACGCGCACTGCTGAAGACGGTCAGGCCCGACACCGGGGCCGAGGAGAGACTTCTGTGA